A single Methylosinus sp. H3A DNA region contains:
- a CDS encoding toprim domain-containing protein, producing the protein MTAKDIALRLRGHSTGAGYLCRCPVPQHGKGRGDLRPSLALSDGDRGLVYHCFAGCAPADVRAQIDKLDLSAPPPPAERAAPATSKNRTTSEGARAIWRAARPVAGTIAETYLQARGFRAAPPPTIRFLPGYPYSRCERFPCLVAAAQAPSREIVAVQLTFLHPGGRRKADVDEPRRTIGPLGVGALRLAPLANHLGVAEGFETAWAAMLMRAVPTWATLGTERLLKIAIPASVKRVTVFADPDAPASPAPTASPPRIRASSSTSRRPRPEPRISPPNMRIVSSPTPPDPPLKFLRVR; encoded by the coding sequence ATGACAGCAAAAGACATTGCGCTGCGCCTTCGTGGCCATTCGACCGGCGCCGGTTATCTATGCCGCTGCCCAGTGCCTCAGCATGGAAAGGGACGCGGCGACCTTCGGCCCTCGCTCGCGCTCTCCGATGGAGATCGAGGCCTCGTCTATCATTGCTTCGCAGGATGCGCCCCCGCAGACGTGCGCGCTCAGATCGATAAGCTCGATCTTTCCGCGCCTCCGCCTCCCGCGGAGAGAGCCGCCCCCGCAACGAGCAAGAACAGGACGACCTCGGAAGGCGCCCGCGCCATCTGGCGCGCCGCAAGGCCCGTCGCCGGCACCATCGCGGAAACCTATCTGCAGGCCAGAGGCTTTCGCGCCGCGCCCCCGCCCACGATCCGCTTTCTGCCCGGCTACCCATATTCCCGGTGCGAACGCTTCCCCTGCCTGGTCGCCGCCGCTCAGGCGCCTTCGCGCGAAATCGTCGCCGTCCAGCTCACCTTTCTCCATCCCGGCGGCCGACGCAAAGCCGACGTGGACGAACCCCGCCGTACCATTGGCCCGCTCGGCGTCGGCGCGCTCCGGCTCGCCCCTCTCGCCAATCATCTCGGCGTCGCCGAAGGCTTCGAAACCGCCTGGGCCGCCATGTTGATGCGCGCGGTTCCCACCTGGGCGACCCTCGGAACGGAACGCCTGCTGAAGATCGCCATTCCTGCGAGCGTCAAGCGCGTCACCGTCTTCGCCGACCCCGACGCCCCGGCATCGCCTGCGCCAACCGCTTCGCCGCCGCGCATCCGCGCCTCCTCGTCGACATCGCGACGCCCGAGACCGGAGCCGAGGATTTCGCCGCCGAATATGAGGATCGTCAGCTCGCCCACGCCTCCTGATCCTCCACTAAAATTTCTGCGCGTGCGTTGA
- a CDS encoding PIN domain-containing protein — protein MSPIARFEAIVSLAASRAKRRKVKTSAEAIALAIQSVDALLEEVEANEVGILAGIGQKAVDAAANYGRVVAHPADLNLGDCFAYAVAKAYREPILFKGNDFDKTDLKQVKT, from the coding sequence GTGTCGCCCATCGCCCGCTTCGAGGCCATCGTCTCGCTCGCCGCCTCGCGCGCGAAACGGCGCAAAGTGAAAACCAGCGCCGAAGCCATCGCCCTCGCGATCCAGAGCGTCGACGCGCTGCTCGAAGAAGTCGAGGCCAACGAAGTCGGCATCCTCGCCGGCATCGGCCAAAAGGCCGTCGACGCCGCCGCCAATTACGGCCGCGTCGTCGCGCATCCGGCCGACCTCAATCTCGGCGATTGCTTCGCCTATGCCGTCGCCAAGGCCTACCGGGAGCCGATTCTCTTCAAGGGGAATGATTTCGACAAGACAGACTTGAAGCAGGTGAAGACATGA
- a CDS encoding type II toxin-antitoxin system VapB family antitoxin, with amino-acid sequence MPLYIKDDAVDKLAAQVQEATGAPSKTEAVRRALENELARSRKSKPSASGSLAPS; translated from the coding sequence ATGCCGCTCTACATCAAAGACGACGCCGTCGATAAGCTCGCCGCCCAGGTGCAGGAAGCCACCGGCGCGCCGAGCAAGACCGAAGCCGTTCGCCGGGCGCTCGAAAACGAGCTCGCCCGAAGCCGCAAGAGCAAGCCCTCGGCGAGCGGCTCGCTCGCGCCAAGCTGA